One Candidatus Poribacteria bacterium genomic region harbors:
- a CDS encoding NAD(P)-dependent oxidoreductase → MTLQQLPTIGVIGLGSMGGRMAKNLHNAGYPLIGYDIDAAKCTALTATGATAGNDTAEVVKNSAVVMTSLRSSDVFCSVAEQHFIPNANEDQIFIDLGTTEVEKTKELATAFAEKGATLIDAPVSGGPHGSETGTLRIFVGGEAEAVKRCRPILEVLGEPKYVVYCGPSGSGQIVKGVNQLAMGLGDAAFMEAMAYGVCAGVDPTAIREAIGMGDGWRGQFDRIAKRIIDGEGGTLVVKYPELPYFLAAAEAAGFEIPLTEALYEFCKNENYEMFDNMNRPSRSFWRTLTKDSETEKD, encoded by the coding sequence ATGACACTTCAACAACTCCCAACAATAGGCGTTATTGGACTCGGAAGTATGGGCGGAAGGATGGCGAAAAACCTCCATAACGCCGGATATCCGCTTATCGGATACGACATTGATGCCGCAAAATGCACAGCACTCACTGCAACCGGAGCAACTGCGGGGAACGATACTGCCGAAGTTGTTAAAAACAGCGCTGTCGTCATGACCAGTTTGCGTTCCTCCGATGTCTTCTGCAGCGTTGCTGAACAACACTTCATCCCCAATGCAAACGAGGATCAGATCTTTATTGATTTAGGCACGACAGAAGTAGAGAAAACAAAGGAACTGGCGACAGCATTCGCCGAAAAGGGTGCCACACTGATAGACGCTCCCGTGAGCGGTGGACCACATGGATCCGAAACAGGCACACTTCGGATTTTTGTCGGTGGCGAGGCAGAAGCTGTCAAAAGGTGCCGTCCGATCTTAGAAGTTCTCGGAGAACCGAAATACGTGGTCTATTGCGGTCCGAGCGGCTCCGGGCAGATCGTCAAAGGCGTAAACCAACTGGCGATGGGACTTGGGGACGCAGCCTTCATGGAGGCAATGGCTTATGGTGTTTGTGCAGGCGTGGATCCAACCGCAATCCGTGAAGCGATCGGTATGGGCGATGGTTGGCGTGGACAGTTCGATAGAATCGCCAAACGTATCATAGACGGAGAAGGTGGAACACTCGTCGTCAAATATCCAGAATTGCCCTATTTCCTTGCAGCAGCGGAAGCCGCGGGGTTTGAGATTCCGCTAACCGAAGCACTCTACGAGTTTTGTAAGAACGAAAATTATGAGATGTTTGACAACATGAACCGTCCCTCGCGTTCATTTTGGCGGACATTGACAAAAGATTCGGAAACGGAAAAGGATTAG
- a CDS encoding HAD family hydrolase, giving the protein MQNVFLDNTSIEIHREIQTGNIRHVVFDFDGTISLIRDGWQNVMVPMMVEYLQTETDAPETEAELEAIVVEFVDRLTGKQTIYQMMQLSEEIEKRGGAPKEPLAYKDEYNRRLLPIVEERIAGLAAGTLPADPLRVPMSLEFLQTLREMGISCYLASGTDVEFVKNEASLLGVAPYFDGGIFGALREYKKFSKAMVIQKIIADFQLSGSELLIIGDGYVEIENAKTVGAIAVGVASVEDNIYNMNADKRERLIRAGADIIIRDFREGTQLLNYLFNS; this is encoded by the coding sequence ATGCAAAACGTTTTTTTGGATAATACTTCAATTGAAATCCATCGTGAAATCCAAACCGGGAACATCCGTCACGTCGTTTTCGATTTCGACGGGACAATCTCGCTTATCCGAGACGGTTGGCAGAACGTGATGGTACCGATGATGGTTGAATACCTTCAAACGGAAACGGATGCCCCCGAGACAGAAGCGGAACTTGAGGCGATTGTCGTTGAATTTGTGGATAGGTTGACCGGTAAACAGACGATCTATCAGATGATGCAGTTAAGCGAAGAAATTGAGAAACGTGGCGGCGCACCGAAAGAACCGCTTGCTTACAAAGATGAATATAACCGCCGATTGCTGCCTATTGTTGAGGAACGGATTGCTGGACTCGCAGCAGGAACACTGCCTGCCGACCCACTTCGGGTGCCGATGTCCCTTGAATTTCTCCAAACGCTGCGTGAGATGGGGATAAGCTGCTATCTTGCCAGTGGAACAGACGTTGAATTCGTCAAAAATGAAGCGTCGCTACTCGGTGTTGCCCCGTATTTTGACGGTGGCATTTTCGGTGCGTTGCGGGAATATAAGAAGTTTTCCAAAGCCATGGTTATCCAGAAAATCATCGCAGACTTCCAGTTGAGTGGCAGCGAATTGCTCATCATCGGAGACGGATACGTGGAGATCGAAAACGCTAAAACGGTCGGAGCAATCGCTGTTGGTGTCGCGTCCGTAGAAGATAATATCTATAATATGAATGCCGATAAACGAGAACGTTTGATCCGTGCCGGTGCAGACATCATCATCCGCGATTTCCGAGAAGGCACGCAGCTGCTAAACTATCTTTTCAATTCGTAA
- a CDS encoding DUF58 domain-containing protein → MNEKEIIKKIQRIEIFTNRLVNTVFAGEYESVFKGQGITFDEVREYQVGDEIRTIDWNVTARMGQAYIKKYVEERELVMMLVVDMSASTSFGSIAETKAEIAAEIAALLAFSAIKNNDKVGLICFTDTVEHFVPPRKGKRHVLRVVRDILHFQPKQSRTNIETALSFVDRVLKPHSVVFLISDFKDIGYEKQLRLSGKRHSLIAITLQDRREVELPDVGLIELEDAESGETVILDTRSEKARRMYTELNQRADAERRQIFRASQVDSIHIRTDESYVKPLIRFFRQRAARG, encoded by the coding sequence GTGAACGAAAAAGAGATAATCAAAAAAATCCAACGTATCGAAATATTTACCAATCGTCTTGTTAACACCGTCTTTGCTGGAGAGTATGAGAGTGTTTTCAAAGGACAAGGGATCACCTTTGATGAAGTCCGCGAGTATCAGGTAGGCGATGAAATCCGGACGATTGATTGGAATGTCACCGCACGGATGGGACAGGCTTACATCAAAAAGTACGTAGAAGAACGCGAACTCGTGATGATGTTGGTTGTGGATATGAGTGCCTCAACCAGTTTCGGTAGTATCGCCGAAACGAAGGCAGAAATTGCCGCCGAAATTGCGGCACTCCTCGCCTTTTCCGCCATCAAAAACAACGACAAAGTCGGGCTTATCTGCTTTACAGATACTGTTGAACACTTCGTCCCACCACGCAAAGGGAAAAGACACGTCTTACGCGTCGTTCGGGACATTCTCCATTTTCAACCGAAACAATCCAGAACAAACATTGAAACGGCGTTGTCGTTCGTTGATCGTGTGCTCAAACCGCACAGCGTTGTGTTTCTCATATCAGATTTCAAGGATATAGGGTATGAAAAGCAGTTACGCTTGAGTGGCAAGCGACATTCGCTTATCGCGATTACCTTGCAGGACAGACGTGAGGTGGAGTTGCCGGATGTCGGGCTCATCGAATTGGAGGACGCTGAGAGCGGAGAAACGGTCATTTTAGATACGCGTTCCGAGAAGGCACGACGAATGTATACGGAACTTAATCAGCGTGCCGATGCGGAACGTCGGCAGATTTTTCGAGCAAGTCAGGTCGATTCTATTCATATCAGGACAGATGAGTCGTATGTGAAACCGCTTATCCGATTTTTCCGTCAACGTGCCGCGCGAGGTTAA